The Williamsia sp. DF01-3 genome has a window encoding:
- the hflX gene encoding GTPase HflX, with protein sequence MTEINKAGNDQRDAPTIGELQLDERSSLQRVAGLSTELTDVTEVEYRQLRLERVVLVGVWTQGSTTAQANSSLAELKALAETAGSEVLEGLIQRREKPDPATYIGSGKAHELREIVLATGADTVICDGELTPAQLTALEKVVKVKVVDRTALILDIFAQHATSREGKAQVALAQMEYMLPRLRGWGESMSRQAGGRAGSNGGVGLRGPGETKIETDRRRIRERTAKLRREIREMKTSRTTKRAKRKQAAASAVTIVGYTNAGKSSLINALTGSGVLVQNALFATLDPTTRQMSLEDGRELVITDTVGFVRHLPTQLVEAFRSTLEEVADADLLLHIVDGSDPVPTDQIMAVRKVIESVLVEEKATAPPELLVINKIDAADPLVLAQLKGLFPTAVFISAATGEGIDVLLDRIRESVARNDVHVSVRVPYERGDLVSRIHAEGDVLTERHEPDGTAITATVPAALSRQLASLAIPEAAE encoded by the coding sequence ATGACCGAAATCAACAAAGCCGGCAACGACCAGCGCGACGCGCCGACGATCGGCGAACTCCAACTCGACGAACGCAGTTCGCTGCAGCGCGTCGCCGGATTGTCCACAGAGCTCACCGACGTCACCGAGGTCGAGTACCGCCAGCTGCGACTCGAACGGGTTGTCCTGGTCGGGGTCTGGACGCAGGGCAGCACCACTGCGCAAGCCAATTCCAGTCTCGCCGAGCTCAAGGCCCTCGCCGAGACGGCAGGGTCGGAAGTTCTCGAAGGTCTCATCCAGCGTCGTGAGAAGCCGGATCCGGCAACCTATATCGGGTCCGGCAAAGCTCACGAGCTGCGTGAGATCGTCTTGGCCACCGGCGCCGACACCGTCATCTGCGATGGCGAGCTGACCCCTGCTCAGCTGACTGCTCTGGAAAAAGTGGTCAAGGTCAAGGTCGTCGATCGAACTGCGCTGATCCTCGACATCTTCGCCCAGCACGCGACGTCGCGAGAAGGCAAGGCGCAGGTCGCGCTGGCGCAGATGGAGTACATGCTCCCGCGGCTTCGTGGCTGGGGTGAATCCATGTCCCGGCAGGCGGGTGGCCGTGCCGGCAGCAATGGCGGCGTGGGACTGCGCGGACCCGGTGAGACGAAGATCGAGACCGACCGTCGACGGATCCGCGAACGCACAGCGAAACTGCGGCGCGAGATCCGCGAGATGAAGACGTCACGAACCACCAAGCGGGCCAAGCGAAAGCAGGCTGCCGCGTCAGCGGTGACCATCGTCGGGTACACGAATGCCGGCAAGTCGAGTTTGATCAACGCGCTGACCGGCTCGGGCGTGCTGGTCCAGAACGCCCTGTTCGCAACCCTCGATCCGACAACCCGTCAGATGTCCCTCGAGGATGGCCGTGAACTGGTCATCACCGACACCGTCGGATTTGTCCGGCATCTGCCCACCCAGCTGGTCGAGGCCTTCCGTTCGACCCTCGAGGAGGTTGCCGACGCCGATCTGCTCCTGCACATCGTTGATGGTTCGGACCCGGTTCCGACCGACCAGATCATGGCGGTGCGGAAGGTGATCGAATCCGTGCTCGTGGAGGAGAAGGCAACGGCTCCTCCCGAACTGCTCGTGATCAACAAGATCGATGCCGCCGACCCGCTGGTACTCGCGCAGCTGAAAGGATTGTTCCCGACAGCCGTGTTCATCTCGGCGGCCACCGGCGAGGGCATCGACGTACTCCTCGATCGCATCCGGGAGTCGGTGGCCAGGAATGACGTGCACGTCAGCGTCCGGGTGCCGTATGAGCGTGGCGACCTCGTGTCGCGGATCCATGCCGAGGGTGACGTATTGACCGAACGTCACGAGCCGGACGGGACTGCGATCACCGCCACGGTGCCCGCCGCGCTGTCGCGCCAGCTGGCATCTCTGGCCATCCCGGAGGCGGCCGAATAG
- a CDS encoding LysM peptidoglycan-binding domain-containing protein, with amino-acid sequence MTAATTISRPAAERPRRRLARVGGPVASDQYTRTARARVDSTRRPADRRLAADRRVVVGCAEPGSSAPTVAVERDVYFRRRAWAGAAVVGIGLMMLVLFLMFFGRVVESGAAPANTGTAVVHVQSGESLGDIASRIAPEMPTEAVVEKIMDLNAMSNSALSPGQSLVTPIYAR; translated from the coding sequence ATGACTGCAGCCACCACCATCAGCCGCCCGGCCGCTGAGCGGCCCCGTCGCCGCCTCGCCCGAGTCGGTGGGCCCGTCGCCTCCGATCAGTACACCCGCACGGCGCGAGCGCGTGTCGACAGTACTCGTCGGCCGGCCGACCGCAGGCTCGCCGCCGACCGCCGTGTTGTGGTTGGCTGCGCCGAGCCGGGCAGTTCCGCACCGACGGTCGCCGTCGAGCGCGATGTGTATTTCCGCCGACGTGCCTGGGCCGGGGCCGCCGTGGTCGGAATCGGCCTGATGATGCTCGTGTTGTTCCTCATGTTCTTCGGCCGGGTGGTCGAGAGCGGTGCCGCTCCGGCGAACACCGGGACCGCTGTCGTCCATGTGCAGTCGGGAGAATCGTTGGGCGACATCGCCTCTCGAATCGCACCCGAGATGCCGACCGAAGCGGTGGTGGAGAAGATCATGGACCTCAACGCGATGAGCAATTCAGCGTTGTCGCCGGGGCAATCCCTGGTGACGCCGATCTACGCGCGGTAG
- the lexA gene encoding transcriptional repressor LexA, translating to MADTTDTRTPPDAAAATVVTSEPLAEGSLTPRQKAVLEVIRASVRERGYPPSIREIGDAVGLTSTSSVAHQLRTLERKGFLQRENNRPRAVNIQDTDLNPATAAGQVQVPDESLPTPTFVPVLGRIAAGGPILAEEAVEDVFPLPKELVGEGSLFLLRVVGESMIDAAICDGDWVVVRQQNVADNGDIVAAMIDGEATVKTFKRTKDAVWLMPHNPVFDPIPGDNAVVLGKVVTVMRRL from the coding sequence ATGGCCGATACGACAGACACCCGGACGCCGCCGGACGCGGCGGCCGCGACGGTGGTCACTTCCGAACCGCTGGCCGAGGGGTCGCTGACCCCGCGCCAGAAAGCCGTGCTGGAGGTGATCCGGGCGTCGGTCCGCGAACGCGGCTATCCCCCGTCCATCCGCGAGATCGGTGATGCTGTCGGCCTCACCTCCACGTCGTCGGTCGCTCATCAGCTCCGAACCCTCGAGCGCAAAGGATTCCTCCAGCGCGAGAACAACCGTCCCCGGGCGGTCAACATCCAGGACACCGACCTCAATCCGGCCACGGCTGCCGGCCAGGTCCAGGTCCCCGACGAATCCCTGCCGACACCGACGTTCGTTCCGGTCCTCGGCCGCATCGCGGCCGGCGGGCCGATCCTGGCCGAGGAAGCCGTCGAAGACGTGTTCCCGCTACCGAAAGAGCTTGTCGGGGAAGGATCTTTGTTCCTCCTGCGAGTGGTCGGCGAGTCGATGATCGATGCCGCCATCTGTGACGGCGACTGGGTGGTCGTCAGGCAGCAGAATGTCGCAGACAACGGCGACATCGTTGCGGCCATGATCGACGGGGAGGCGACCGTCAAGACGTTCAAACGCACCAAGGATGCGGTGTGGCTGATGCCGCACAACCCAGTGTTCGACCCCATCCCCGGCGACAACGCCGTGGTGTTGGGGAAAGTTGTCACGGTGATGCGGCGCCTCTGA
- a CDS encoding acyl-CoA dehydrogenase family protein: protein MERTLFEPEHLLFRDSYRSFLEQHVAPNHERWEEQNLVDRDVWVEAGKNGFLAVEAPEEFGGGGVDDFRYNTIIDEETVRGGYSGIGFALHNDVVAPYLLDLCNDEQKARWLPGFVSGELITAIAMTEPGTGSDLQGIKTNAKKDGDNWVLNGSKTFITNGINADLVIVVARTDPEAGAKGFSLLVVERGMEGFERGRNLDKVGMKAQDTAELSFDNVKVPAENLLGEEGMGFIYLMQNLPRERLSIAVVAAGAMESVLETTIQYTKDRKAFGRPIGSFQNSRFLLAELATSTATTRVFVDRCIELLNEKKLTVPDAAMAKYYATENQVHLIDRCLQLHGGYGYMREYSVAKAFLDSRVQTIYGGTTEIMKEVIGRSLGV from the coding sequence ATGGAACGCACCCTTTTCGAGCCCGAGCACCTTCTCTTCCGCGATTCGTACCGGAGCTTCCTCGAACAGCACGTGGCACCGAACCACGAACGCTGGGAAGAGCAGAACCTGGTGGACCGGGATGTCTGGGTCGAAGCAGGCAAGAACGGATTCCTCGCGGTGGAGGCTCCCGAGGAGTTCGGCGGCGGGGGAGTCGACGACTTCCGTTACAACACCATCATCGACGAAGAGACCGTCCGCGGCGGCTACAGCGGTATCGGCTTCGCGCTGCACAACGACGTGGTGGCTCCGTACCTGCTCGACCTCTGCAACGACGAGCAGAAGGCACGTTGGCTGCCCGGCTTCGTCTCCGGTGAGCTGATCACCGCGATCGCGATGACCGAGCCCGGCACCGGTTCCGATCTGCAGGGCATCAAGACCAACGCCAAGAAAGACGGCGACAACTGGGTGCTGAACGGCTCCAAGACGTTCATCACCAACGGCATCAACGCCGACCTCGTCATCGTGGTGGCCCGCACCGACCCTGAGGCCGGTGCGAAGGGGTTCAGCCTGCTGGTGGTCGAGCGCGGTATGGAGGGATTCGAACGCGGCCGCAATCTCGACAAGGTCGGGATGAAGGCGCAGGACACCGCCGAGCTGAGCTTCGACAACGTCAAGGTGCCCGCCGAGAACTTGCTGGGCGAGGAGGGCATGGGCTTCATCTACCTGATGCAGAACCTTCCGCGGGAGCGCCTGTCGATCGCTGTTGTGGCGGCCGGCGCCATGGAGTCGGTTCTCGAGACGACAATCCAGTACACGAAGGACCGCAAGGCATTTGGCCGCCCGATCGGTAGCTTCCAGAACTCGCGGTTCCTGCTCGCCGAACTGGCGACGTCCACCGCTACCACCCGTGTGTTCGTCGATCGGTGTATCGAACTGCTCAACGAGAAGAAGCTCACCGTTCCGGACGCGGCGATGGCGAAGTACTACGCCACCGAGAACCAGGTCCACCTCATCGATCGTTGCCTGCAGCTGCACGGCGGCTACGGCTACATGCGTGAGTACTCGGTGGCCAAGGCCTTCCTCGATTCACGAGTTCAGACCATCTACGGCGGCACCACCGAGATCATGAAGGAAGTCATCGGCCGAAGCCTCGGCGTCTGA